One genomic region from Streptomyces sp. NBC_00457 encodes:
- the leuD gene encoding 3-isopropylmalate dehydratase small subunit: MEAFTTHTGRAVPLRRSNVDTDQIIPAHWLKKVTRDGFEDGLFEAWRKDENFILNRPERQGASVLVAGPDFGTGSSREHAVWALQNYGFKTVISSRFADIFRGNSLKNGLLTVVLEQKIVDALWELTEKDATAEVTVDLEAREVRAEGITAAFELDENARWRLLNGLDDISITLQNEADIAAYEAKRPSYKPWTLKV; encoded by the coding sequence ATGGAAGCATTCACCACCCACACCGGCCGGGCCGTCCCGCTGCGTCGCAGCAACGTCGACACCGACCAGATCATCCCTGCTCACTGGCTCAAGAAGGTCACGCGGGACGGTTTCGAGGACGGATTGTTCGAGGCCTGGCGCAAGGACGAGAACTTCATCCTCAACCGGCCCGAGCGGCAGGGCGCGAGCGTTCTGGTCGCCGGCCCCGACTTCGGCACCGGCTCCTCGCGCGAGCACGCCGTCTGGGCGCTGCAGAACTACGGCTTCAAGACGGTGATCTCGTCCCGCTTCGCCGACATCTTCCGCGGCAACTCGCTCAAGAACGGCCTGCTCACGGTGGTTCTGGAGCAGAAGATCGTGGACGCGCTGTGGGAACTCACCGAGAAGGACGCGACTGCCGAGGTCACTGTTGACCTTGAGGCTCGTGAGGTGCGCGCCGAGGGCATCACCGCCGCCTTCGAGCTGGACGAGAACGCCCGCTGGCGGCTGTTGAACGGGCTGGACGACATCTCCATCACGCTCCAGAACGAGGCCGACATCGCGGCGTACGAAGCCAAGCGTCCGTCGTACAAGCCGTGGACGCTGAAGGTCTGA
- a CDS encoding lysophospholipid acyltransferase family protein, producing MPRRRIGFWYRFAAVLCKPPLVVLIKRDWRGMEHIPAEGGFITAVNHNSHIDPFGYGHFQYNTGRVPRFLAKSSLFRKGFVGAAMRGTRQIPVYRETTDALSAFRAAIAAVERGECVVFYPEGTITRDPDQWPMTAKTGAARVALQTKCPVIPVAQWGANELLPPYAKKLNVLPRKTHHVLAGPPVDLTRFYDEEMTPELLKEATEVIMAAITRQLEDIRGEKAPETPYDPRQERIEQRRRSRVQTEGKAVQEEGQGT from the coding sequence GTGCCCCGCCGCAGAATCGGCTTCTGGTACCGCTTCGCAGCGGTCCTCTGCAAACCGCCGCTGGTGGTTCTGATCAAGCGGGACTGGCGTGGAATGGAGCACATTCCGGCCGAGGGCGGATTTATCACCGCGGTGAACCACAATTCGCACATCGACCCCTTCGGCTACGGGCACTTTCAGTACAACACCGGCCGTGTTCCGCGATTCCTCGCGAAGAGCAGTCTTTTCAGGAAGGGGTTCGTCGGCGCCGCGATGCGCGGCACCCGGCAGATCCCCGTCTACCGGGAAACCACGGACGCGCTGAGCGCGTTCCGGGCCGCGATCGCCGCCGTGGAGCGCGGCGAGTGCGTGGTGTTCTACCCCGAGGGAACGATCACTCGTGACCCGGACCAGTGGCCCATGACCGCCAAGACCGGTGCCGCGCGCGTCGCCCTGCAGACCAAGTGCCCGGTGATTCCCGTCGCCCAGTGGGGCGCCAACGAACTGCTGCCGCCGTACGCCAAGAAGCTCAACGTCCTTCCGCGCAAGACCCACCACGTGCTCGCGGGCCCGCCCGTCGACCTGACGCGCTTCTACGACGAGGAGATGACCCCGGAGCTGCTGAAGGAGGCGACCGAGGTCATCATGGCCGCCATCACTCGCCAGCTGGAGGACATCCGCGGTGAGAAGGCGCCCGAGACGCCGTACGACCCGCGCCAGGAGCGGATCGAGCAGCGGCGCAGGAGCAGGGTCCAGACGGAGGGCAAGGCCGTACAGGAAGAGGGGCAGGGCACGTGA
- a CDS encoding HU family DNA-binding protein has translation MNKAQLVEAIADKMGGRQQAADAVDHVLDAIVRAVVSGERVSVTGFGSFEKVDRPARYARNPQTGERVRVKKTSVPRFRAGQGFKDLVSGSKKLPRGGEVAVKKAPKGSLTGGASATVKKAAAKKTTKAAAAKKTTARKAAAKKATPAAKKTTAKKTTAKKTTAAAKKTAAKKTTAKKATAKKAPAKKATAKKAPAKKSSARKTTAKRATAR, from the coding sequence GTGAACAAGGCGCAGCTCGTAGAAGCGATTGCCGACAAGATGGGCGGCCGCCAGCAGGCCGCCGATGCTGTCGACCACGTACTGGACGCGATCGTCCGCGCGGTCGTCTCGGGTGAGCGGGTGTCGGTCACCGGCTTCGGTTCGTTCGAGAAGGTCGACCGTCCCGCCCGTTACGCCCGCAACCCTCAGACCGGCGAGCGGGTTCGGGTCAAGAAGACCTCCGTGCCGCGCTTCCGCGCGGGCCAGGGCTTCAAGGACCTGGTGAGCGGCTCGAAGAAGCTCCCGCGCGGTGGCGAGGTCGCCGTCAAGAAGGCGCCCAAGGGCAGCCTGACCGGCGGTGCCTCGGCCACGGTCAAGAAGGCCGCGGCCAAGAAGACCACCAAGGCGGCCGCCGCGAAGAAGACCACGGCGAGGAAGGCGGCGGCGAAGAAGGCCACGCCGGCCGCCAAGAAGACCACGGCGAAGAAGACGACCGCGAAGAAGACCACCGCGGCCGCCAAGAAGACCGCGGCCAAGAAGACCACCGCCAAGAAGGCGACGGCCAAGAAGGCCCCGGCGAAGAAGGCGACGGCCAAGAAGGCCCCCGCCAAGAAGTCGTCCGCGCGCAAGACCACCGCCAAGAGGGCCACCGCTCGCTAG
- the rpmB gene encoding 50S ribosomal protein L28 → MAANCDVCGKGPGFGNNISHSHRRTSRRWNPNIQRVRTVVGGTPKRVNACTSCIKAGKVSR, encoded by the coding sequence GTGGCTGCCAACTGCGACGTCTGCGGCAAGGGGCCGGGCTTCGGCAACAACATCTCGCACTCGCACCGCCGTACGTCCCGTCGCTGGAACCCGAACATCCAGCGCGTCCGTACCGTGGTCGGCGGGACGCCGAAGCGCGTGAACGCCTGCACCTCGTGCATCAAGGCCGGCAAGGTCTCGCGCTGA
- a CDS encoding NAD(P)H-dependent glycerol-3-phosphate dehydrogenase, with product MSKPVKAAVFSAGSWGTAFGMVLADAGCEVTLWARRPEVADAINSSRMNPEYFPGIELPENLRATTDPAEAAAGADFTVLSVPSQTLRGNLAEWVPLLAPGTILVSLMKGVELGTAMRMSEVIEDVAKVGQDRIAVVTGPNLAREIAARMPAASVVACTDEAMAQRLQAACHTPYFRPYTNTDVVGCELGGAVKNVIGLAVGIADGMGLGDNAKGSLITRGLAETTRLGLAMGADPLTFSGLAGLGDLVATCSSPLSRNHTFGTNLGKGMTLQETIAVTKQTAEGVKSCESVLDLARRHGVDMPITETVVGIVHEGKPPVVALKELMSRSAKPERR from the coding sequence GTGAGCAAGCCGGTCAAGGCGGCTGTCTTCAGCGCCGGTTCGTGGGGTACCGCCTTCGGCATGGTGCTCGCCGACGCGGGCTGCGAGGTCACCCTCTGGGCGCGTCGGCCGGAGGTCGCCGACGCCATCAACTCCAGCCGGATGAACCCCGAGTACTTCCCCGGCATCGAGCTCCCGGAGAACCTGCGGGCCACCACCGACCCCGCCGAGGCCGCGGCCGGCGCCGACTTCACGGTCCTGTCCGTCCCCTCGCAGACCCTGCGCGGCAATCTCGCCGAGTGGGTGCCGCTGCTCGCACCGGGCACGATCCTCGTCTCCCTCATGAAGGGTGTCGAACTCGGCACCGCCATGCGGATGAGCGAGGTCATCGAGGACGTCGCCAAGGTGGGCCAGGACCGTATCGCCGTCGTCACCGGGCCCAACCTCGCCCGTGAGATCGCCGCCCGGATGCCGGCCGCCTCCGTGGTCGCCTGCACCGACGAGGCCATGGCCCAGCGGCTCCAGGCCGCCTGCCACACGCCGTACTTCCGCCCGTACACGAACACCGACGTGGTGGGCTGCGAGTTGGGCGGTGCCGTGAAGAACGTCATCGGCCTCGCCGTCGGCATCGCGGACGGCATGGGGCTCGGTGACAACGCGAAGGGGTCCTTGATCACACGCGGTCTCGCCGAGACCACCCGGCTGGGCCTCGCGATGGGCGCCGACCCGCTGACGTTCTCCGGACTCGCGGGCCTGGGCGACCTGGTGGCGACCTGCTCCTCGCCGCTGTCCCGCAACCACACCTTCGGCACCAACCTCGGCAAGGGCATGACCCTCCAGGAGACCATCGCGGTCACCAAGCAGACCGCCGAGGGCGTCAAGTCCTGTGAGTCCGTGCTGGATCTGGCCCGCAGGCACGGTGTCGACATGCCGATCACGGAGACGGTCGTCGGCATCGTGCACGAGGGCAAGCCTCCGGTGGTCGCCCTCAAGGAGCTGATGTCGCGCAGCGCGAAGCCCGAACGACGCTGA
- a CDS encoding thiamine-phosphate kinase, whose protein sequence is MKGTVGELGEFGLIRELTSRLTTTPAVRVGPGDDAAVVAAPDRRVVASTDILVEGRHFRRDWSTAYDVGRKAAAQNLADIAAMGAVPTALLLGLVVPAELPVAWPTEMMDGLRDECQVAGASVVGGDVVRGDMIVVSITALGDLRNQEPVTRGGAQPGDIVAVTGWLGWSAAGYAVLSRGFRSPRAFVEAHRRPEPPYHAGPAAAGLGATAMCDVSDGLIADLGHIAEASKVRIDIRSGAIDIPSQMNDIGQAVGVDPMQWVLTGGEDHAIVATFPPDVKLPARWKVIGEVLNPSALPQVTVDGAPWTSKGGWDHFGDIES, encoded by the coding sequence ATGAAGGGCACTGTTGGTGAGCTGGGGGAGTTCGGGCTCATCAGGGAGCTCACCTCCCGTCTCACCACCACCCCGGCGGTCCGGGTCGGCCCCGGCGACGACGCCGCGGTGGTCGCCGCACCCGACCGCAGGGTCGTGGCGAGCACCGACATCCTCGTCGAGGGGCGGCACTTCCGCCGCGACTGGTCCACGGCCTACGACGTGGGCCGCAAGGCCGCCGCGCAGAACCTGGCGGACATCGCGGCCATGGGTGCCGTACCGACCGCGCTGCTGCTCGGCCTGGTCGTCCCGGCCGAACTCCCGGTGGCCTGGCCGACCGAGATGATGGACGGGCTGCGCGACGAGTGCCAGGTCGCGGGGGCGTCGGTGGTCGGCGGGGATGTCGTACGAGGCGACATGATCGTGGTGTCCATCACCGCGCTCGGCGATCTGCGCAACCAGGAGCCCGTGACGCGGGGCGGTGCGCAGCCCGGGGACATCGTCGCGGTGACGGGCTGGCTGGGCTGGTCGGCGGCCGGGTACGCGGTGCTGTCGCGCGGGTTCCGTTCACCGCGGGCCTTCGTGGAGGCGCACCGGCGCCCGGAGCCGCCGTATCACGCGGGACCGGCGGCGGCCGGGCTCGGCGCGACCGCGATGTGCGACGTGAGCGACGGGCTGATCGCCGACCTCGGGCATATCGCGGAGGCCAGCAAGGTCCGTATCGACATCCGCTCCGGCGCGATCGACATCCCCTCCCAGATGAACGACATCGGGCAGGCCGTCGGCGTCGACCCCATGCAGTGGGTGCTCACCGGGGGAGAGGACCACGCGATCGTGGCGACGTTCCCGCCGGACGTGAAGCTGCCCGCCCGCTGGAAGGTCATCGGCGAGGTGCTCAACCCCTCGGCGCTGCCCCAGGTGACGGTCGACGGGGCGCCGTGGACCAGCAAGGGCGGCTGGGACCACTTCGGGGACATCGAGTCGTGA
- the cofC gene encoding 2-phospho-L-lactate guanylyltransferase gives MQWTLVIPLKPLAHAKSRLSDTAADGLRPGLALAFAQDTVAAALVCPAVRDVAVVTGDALAGRELAALGARIVPDEPAGGLNAALTHAATVVRASRPRTALAALNADLPALRPAELARVLNAAAEFPRAFLPDAAAIGTTLLAATPGRELHPQFGTDSRARHHASGAVELTLDAVDSVRQDVDTGEDLRTALTLGVGPRTAKATARLLITGL, from the coding sequence GTGCAGTGGACCTTGGTGATACCCCTGAAGCCTTTGGCGCACGCCAAGAGCAGGCTCTCGGACACCGCCGCCGACGGGCTGCGCCCGGGCCTCGCCCTCGCCTTCGCCCAGGACACCGTGGCGGCCGCGCTGGTCTGCCCGGCGGTCCGTGATGTGGCGGTCGTCACGGGCGACGCCCTGGCCGGCCGTGAGCTGGCCGCACTGGGCGCCCGTATCGTCCCCGACGAACCCGCGGGCGGCCTGAACGCGGCTCTGACGCACGCCGCGACGGTCGTACGGGCGTCCCGCCCCCGCACCGCCCTGGCCGCACTCAACGCCGATCTTCCCGCCCTGCGGCCAGCGGAATTGGCCCGAGTCCTGAACGCGGCCGCGGAATTCCCCCGCGCTTTTCTCCCGGATGCGGCCGCAATCGGCACAACTCTGCTGGCAGCCACCCCCGGCCGGGAATTGCACCCACAATTCGGCACCGATTCCCGAGCCCGCCACCACGCCTCCGGCGCGGTGGAACTGACCCTGGACGCGGTGGATTCCGTACGCCAGGACGTGGACACCGGCGAGGATCTGCGCACGGCACTGACACTGGGAGTAGGCCCAAGAACAGCAAAGGCAACGGCACGCCTCTTGATCACGGGGTTGTGA
- a CDS encoding D-alanine--D-alanine ligase family protein, giving the protein MSTENLPQSPQQPPRKARVAVVFGGRSSEHGISVVTAGAVLSAIDRTKYDVLPIGITQDGRWALTADEPERMAITERRTPNVAELAESSEGGVVLPVDPGNREVVYSEPGSVPKALGEVDVVFPVLHGPYGEDGTLQGLLELSGVPYVGSGVLASAVGQDKEYMKRVFTSFGLAVGPYVVIRPREWEQDESGARKKIVDFAGEHGWPLFVKPARAGSSIGITKVDDLAGLDDAIAEAQRHDPKILVEAALRGREIECGVLDFEDGPRASVPSEIPSPETHAYYDFEAKYIDSTPGIVPAPLTPQETAEVQKLAVDAFEAASCEGLVRADFFLTDQGFVINEINTMPGMTPISMYPQMWQASGVGYPELVDRLIQAALRRSTGLR; this is encoded by the coding sequence ATGAGCACCGAGAACCTCCCCCAGAGCCCCCAGCAGCCGCCTCGCAAGGCGCGCGTGGCCGTCGTGTTCGGCGGACGCAGCTCCGAACACGGGATCTCCGTGGTCACGGCCGGCGCCGTCCTCAGCGCCATCGACCGGACCAAGTACGACGTCCTGCCGATCGGCATCACCCAGGACGGCCGCTGGGCGCTCACCGCCGACGAACCGGAACGCATGGCGATCACCGAGCGCCGTACGCCCAACGTCGCGGAGCTCGCCGAGTCGAGCGAGGGCGGTGTGGTGCTCCCCGTCGACCCGGGAAACCGCGAAGTCGTCTACAGCGAGCCCGGATCGGTGCCCAAGGCGCTCGGTGAGGTCGACGTCGTCTTCCCTGTCCTGCACGGCCCGTACGGCGAGGACGGCACCCTCCAGGGCCTCCTGGAGCTGTCCGGAGTGCCGTACGTGGGCTCGGGTGTGCTCGCCTCGGCCGTCGGCCAGGACAAGGAGTACATGAAGCGGGTGTTCACGTCGTTCGGGCTGGCGGTCGGCCCGTACGTGGTGATCCGGCCCCGTGAGTGGGAGCAGGACGAGTCCGGCGCCCGCAAGAAGATCGTCGACTTCGCCGGCGAGCACGGCTGGCCGCTCTTCGTGAAGCCCGCGCGCGCGGGTTCGTCGATCGGCATCACCAAGGTCGACGACCTGGCAGGGCTCGACGACGCGATCGCCGAGGCCCAGCGCCACGACCCCAAGATCCTCGTCGAGGCCGCGCTGCGCGGCCGTGAGATCGAGTGCGGCGTGCTGGACTTCGAGGACGGCCCGCGGGCCTCGGTGCCCTCCGAGATCCCCTCGCCCGAGACCCACGCCTACTACGACTTCGAGGCCAAGTACATCGACTCCACCCCGGGCATCGTCCCCGCGCCGCTCACGCCTCAGGAGACGGCCGAAGTCCAGAAGCTCGCCGTCGACGCCTTCGAGGCAGCCTCCTGCGAAGGCCTCGTCCGCGCCGACTTCTTCCTCACGGACCAGGGCTTCGTCATCAACGAGATCAACACCATGCCCGGCATGACCCCGATCTCGATGTACCCCCAGATGTGGCAGGCGAGCGGAGTCGGCTACCCGGAGCTGGTGGACAGGCTGATCCAGGCGGCACTGCGCAGGTCGACGGGCTTGCGGTGA
- a CDS encoding DUF3515 domain-containing protein, giving the protein MTCFPHRLIGLPTIALLITVAGCSSADDSARAAVPGPGTKVTKLCRNLDTELPSKVDGQDRRDPEPASALTAGWGDPAIILRCGVERPEEMNDSESDGVDVNGVGWLLQEQDSGDFRFITTLRKAYVEVTIPKDRTGDGLAPLVDLAPAVKKAVPEGIAD; this is encoded by the coding sequence GTGACCTGCTTTCCCCACCGGCTCATCGGTCTTCCCACCATCGCTCTGTTGATCACCGTCGCGGGCTGCTCCTCAGCAGACGACAGTGCCCGGGCCGCGGTTCCCGGTCCGGGCACCAAGGTCACGAAGCTGTGCCGAAACCTGGACACGGAGTTGCCGTCCAAGGTCGACGGTCAGGATCGCCGGGATCCCGAACCTGCCTCCGCGTTGACCGCGGGGTGGGGGGACCCGGCGATCATACTGCGGTGCGGTGTTGAGCGGCCTGAGGAGATGAACGACTCCGAGTCCGACGGGGTCGATGTGAACGGCGTCGGGTGGTTGCTGCAGGAGCAGGACAGCGGTGACTTCCGGTTCATCACGACGTTGCGCAAGGCATACGTGGAGGTGACCATCCCCAAGGACCGCACGGGTGACGGCTTGGCGCCACTGGTCGATCTGGCGCCCGCCGTCAAGAAGGCGGTGCCGGAGGGCATCGCCGACTGA
- a CDS encoding Lrp/AsnC family transcriptional regulator → MVQAYILIQTEVGKASTVAETISKIPGVIQAEDVTGPYDVIVRAQADTVDDLGRMVVAKVQQVDGITRTLTCPVVHL, encoded by the coding sequence GTGGTACAGGCGTACATCCTGATCCAGACGGAGGTCGGCAAAGCGTCGACCGTCGCCGAAACGATCAGCAAGATTCCTGGGGTGATCCAGGCCGAGGACGTGACAGGACCTTATGACGTGATCGTGCGTGCGCAAGCGGACACCGTCGACGACCTCGGTCGCATGGTGGTCGCCAAGGTCCAGCAAGTGGACGGCATCACGCGAACCCTGACCTGCCCGGTCGTTCATCTGTAG
- the thiD gene encoding bifunctional hydroxymethylpyrimidine kinase/phosphomethylpyrimidine kinase → MSAPPRVLTVAGSDSGGGAGIQADLKTMLALGVHGMSVVTAVTAQNSLGVQGAWPLPVEAVRAQYRSVVDDIGVQAVKTGMLASPELVEAVAELIAGTDAPAVIDPVGVSKHGDSLLASSALDSVRTKLLPVATVATPNLDEVAQLTGVRVESEEQLRRAAAAVLAYGPRWVLIKGGHLPGDAVDLLTDGAEEHWLRAPRHDNRHTHGTGCTLASAIASGLAKGLPVPEAVAAAKEYVTGAIEAGFALGGGIGPVDHGWRFRADV, encoded by the coding sequence GTGAGCGCGCCGCCGAGGGTGCTGACGGTCGCGGGCTCCGACTCGGGCGGAGGCGCCGGAATCCAGGCCGACTTGAAGACGATGCTGGCGCTCGGCGTGCACGGCATGAGCGTCGTCACCGCGGTGACCGCGCAGAACTCCCTCGGCGTGCAGGGGGCTTGGCCGCTGCCCGTGGAAGCGGTGCGGGCCCAGTACCGGAGCGTCGTCGACGACATCGGCGTACAGGCCGTGAAAACCGGGATGCTCGCGTCCCCCGAACTCGTCGAGGCCGTGGCCGAGTTGATCGCCGGTACGGACGCTCCGGCCGTGATCGACCCCGTGGGTGTCTCCAAGCACGGGGACTCGCTGCTGGCGTCGTCCGCGCTGGATTCCGTACGGACGAAGCTGCTGCCGGTCGCCACGGTGGCGACGCCCAACCTCGACGAGGTGGCCCAACTCACGGGCGTGCGCGTGGAGTCGGAGGAGCAGCTGCGGAGGGCCGCGGCGGCCGTTCTCGCCTACGGGCCGCGCTGGGTGCTGATCAAGGGTGGGCATCTGCCTGGGGACGCCGTGGATCTGCTCACCGACGGGGCGGAGGAGCACTGGCTGCGGGCGCCCCGGCACGACAACCGGCACACGCACGGCACGGGCTGCACGCTCGCCTCGGCGATCGCTTCAGGGCTGGCGAAGGGGCTGCCGGTGCCGGAGGCGGTGGCGGCGGCGAAGGAGTACGTCACCGGGGCGATCGAGGCGGGGTTCGCTCTCGGTGGGGGGATCGGGCCGGTGGATCATGGGTGGCGGTTCAGGGCGGACGTCTAG
- a CDS encoding DAK2 domain-containing protein — MAQVPQTFFDALAVRTWCGLALEALGRSREEIDAINVYPVADGDTGTNLYLTVESALAAVEAVFTGHEVGGGAGAPSLADTVQAMAHGALLGARGNSGTILAQLLRGMAQVLAAAGDGGASSLGEASGEASGETPHSDARGLRIALRHAADSARQAVAHPVEGTVLTVASAAADAATGAEGDCGTVARAAYEGARAALAATPGQLAVLERAGVVDAGGRGLVAVLGALVETFTGERPAAVAVASPVPVAVAAPVDGEHARVPAESLVDCLDGAADLEEGGPAFEVIYLLEAEDAAVTRLRERLDALGDSLVVVGGDGLWNVHVHVDDAGAAVEAGVEAGRPYRIRITHFAVGDVHTTGGGRPPRERVQRAVVAVVPGEGLAGLYTEAGATTVLARPGEPPASGELVDAVRRAHALEVVLLPNDADLRHTAAAAAEQARTEGIRVALIPTRSAVQGIAALAVHEPDRRFDEDVVQMTSAAGATRYAEVTVAERQSWTTAGICQAGDVLGLIDGDVAVIGSEVTATAETVIDRMLQAGGEMVTLVLGDEAPDSIAERVEARVREVYLAVDTVVYRGGRQGSLLLIGVE; from the coding sequence GTGGCGCAGGTGCCGCAGACATTCTTCGATGCTCTCGCGGTGCGCACCTGGTGCGGTCTCGCGCTGGAGGCGCTGGGGCGCTCGCGTGAGGAGATCGACGCGATCAACGTCTACCCGGTGGCCGACGGGGACACCGGCACGAACCTGTATCTGACGGTGGAGTCGGCGCTCGCCGCGGTCGAGGCGGTCTTCACCGGCCACGAGGTCGGGGGCGGTGCGGGGGCGCCGTCGCTGGCCGACACCGTGCAGGCCATGGCGCACGGGGCGCTGCTCGGGGCGCGCGGGAACTCCGGGACGATTCTGGCGCAGCTGCTGCGGGGGATGGCGCAGGTGCTCGCTGCCGCTGGAGACGGTGGTGCCTCTTCTCTTGGTGAGGCCTCTGGTGAGGCTTCTGGTGAGACCCCTCACAGTGATGCCCGCGGGTTGCGGATCGCGCTCCGGCACGCGGCCGACTCCGCCCGGCAGGCCGTGGCCCACCCCGTGGAGGGCACGGTTCTCACGGTCGCCTCGGCCGCCGCGGACGCCGCCACCGGAGCCGAGGGGGACTGCGGGACGGTCGCGCGGGCGGCCTACGAAGGCGCGCGGGCGGCCCTCGCCGCGACACCGGGCCAGCTGGCCGTCCTGGAGCGCGCGGGCGTCGTGGACGCGGGCGGGCGGGGGTTGGTGGCGGTGCTGGGGGCGCTGGTGGAGACGTTCACGGGGGAGCGGCCGGCGGCGGTGGCCGTGGCGTCGCCCGTGCCCGTGGCCGTGGCGGCGCCGGTGGACGGGGAGCACGCGCGCGTGCCCGCCGAAAGCCTCGTCGACTGCCTGGACGGGGCAGCCGACCTGGAGGAAGGCGGGCCCGCCTTCGAGGTGATCTACCTGCTGGAGGCCGAGGACGCGGCCGTGACCCGGTTGCGGGAGCGCCTCGACGCGCTCGGGGACTCGCTCGTCGTGGTCGGCGGCGACGGGCTGTGGAACGTCCATGTGCACGTGGACGACGCGGGCGCCGCCGTGGAGGCGGGCGTCGAGGCCGGGCGGCCGTACCGGATCAGGATCACGCACTTCGCCGTCGGTGACGTGCACACCACCGGCGGCGGACGCCCGCCCCGGGAGCGCGTCCAGCGTGCCGTCGTGGCCGTGGTGCCCGGCGAGGGGCTGGCCGGGCTGTACACCGAGGCGGGCGCGACCACGGTGCTCGCGCGCCCCGGCGAGCCGCCCGCGAGCGGGGAGCTCGTCGACGCCGTACGACGGGCCCACGCACTCGAGGTCGTCCTGCTGCCCAATGACGCCGACCTGCGTCACACCGCCGCCGCGGCGGCCGAGCAGGCGCGCACGGAGGGCATCCGGGTGGCGCTGATCCCGACGCGCTCGGCGGTGCAGGGGATCGCGGCGCTGGCCGTGCACGAGCCGGACCGCCGGTTCGACGAGGACGTCGTCCAGATGACCTCGGCGGCCGGCGCGACCCGCTACGCCGAGGTGACCGTCGCCGAACGCCAGTCCTGGACCACGGCCGGGATCTGCCAGGCCGGTGACGTCCTCGGCCTCATCGACGGCGACGTGGCCGTGATCGGCTCGGAGGTCACCGCCACCGCCGAGACCGTCATCGACCGCATGCTCCAGGCGGGCGGCGAGATGGTCACCCTCGTCCTCGGCGACGAGGCACCCGACTCCATCGCCGAGCGCGTCGAAGCGCGCGTACGGGAGGTGTACCTCGCCGTCGACACGGTGGTGTACCGGGGTGGGCGGCAGGGGTCGCTGCTGCTCATCGGCGTCGAGTAG